The sequence AGTGGCGGCGGCGTCCACCAGGAAGAGCGCGAGGAAGCTCGCCTCGGCCAGGAGCCCGGCCAGCAGCGAGGCCACCGCCATGCCGAGGTTGAACGCCCAGAACTGGAGGTTGAACGCGCGGGAGCGGCGGTGCTCGGGGACCACGTCCACGATCGCCGCGACGAAGGCCGGGCTCGGCATCGAGTGCGCGATCCCGACCAGCGCGGCCAGCGCCGCGATCACCGCGAGCTGCCGGCTGAACGCCAGCCCCACCATCAGCCCCGCCGCCGCCAGGTGCGCGGCGAGCAGGGTCGCGCGCCGGCCCCAGCGGTCCGCCAGCACCCCGCCGAGCAGCACCCCGACGGCCCCGCCCGCCCCGTACGCACCGACCACCGCGCCGGCCAGCGACTCGCTGGCCCCGCGCGCCTCGGTGAGGTAGAGCGACAGGAAGAGCACCGCGAAGGCGCCGGCCCGGTTGACCAGCAGTCCCGCCCAGAGGTACCAGAAGGTGGCGGGCAGACCACCGGCAGTTCCGTCCCACCAGCCCCGCAACCCGCGCACCCGTCCTCCAGAAACTTTGTTAACCGATACGGTCCCGACCGTATGCAGCCCCGCGCGACCGCGCCACCGTGTCGGTGATCACCTGAGTGGACCCGCCGGCGGCGCCCCGGGTCACCGCATGGCGGGCTCGGGCCGGCCGGAGGCGGACGGTGGTCGGAGGTCCTGTCGAGCTGATGTCGTCAACGATTCGGGCTCCGGGTTCGTCGGCTTGATTCGTTCACGTCATCAGCTCGAAAGGGCCTCGCAGGGTGCCCTGCCTCGTGCGACCCCGGCAGGCCGCCGGGCGGACGGCAGCGGCCCTGGCCGGTCCGCGCTCCCTGTCGGCATGCCGGCGGTCGGCAGCGTGCCCTGCCTCGTCCGAGCCCGGCAGCCGCCGGGCGGGTGGCAGCGGCCCTGGCCGGTCCGCGTGCCCGGTCGGGGTGCCGGCGGTCGGCAGGGTGCGCTGCCTCGTCCGAGCCGGGCAGGCCGCCGGGCGGACGGCAGCGGTCCCGGCCGGTCCGCGCTCCCTGTCGGGTGCCGGCCGTGGGCAGGGTGGCAGTGGCCTCGGCCGGTCCGCGTGCCCGGTCGGGGTGCCGGCGGTCGGCGTACTCAGGAAGGGGTGTGGGCCGCGACCGGCTCGGCCGGGGCGGTGGCGGCCGCCTCGGCCGCCTGGGGGGCCGGCTGCCGGATGGCGGTGACCGGCGTGACCGGCTGGGTCGCCGGCCGGAGCTGGGCGGCCCGCCGCTCCCGGGCCGGCCCGGAGACCAGGTGGGCCACCGCCATCAGCGCGCCGATGGCGGCGCAGCCGAGCCAGAGTTCGGTGTTGCCGGCCCGTTCCCGGACCAGGCCGCCGAGGATCGGCCCCACCGCCCCGGCGATCTGCCAGGACAGCGAGAAGGCGCCCTGGTAGCGGCCGCGCAGCCGGTCGGGGGAGAGTTCGGCGACGAGGGTGGCGTTGGACGGCGAGTTGAGCATCTCGCCGAGGGTCCAGATCAGCACCGTGAGGCCGTAGAACCAGGCCGCGTCGGCGAACGCGGTCAGGCCGAAGCCGACGCCCATCACCAGCGAGGCCAGGGCGAGCACGTGCGACCGGCTGCGCCCCCGGATCAGCCGGGGCACGAAGAGCTGCCCGACGACGATCAGCACACCGTTGAGCGCGATCACCGAGCCGTAGGTGGCCGGGCTGAGACCCGAGTCGCCCATCGCGATCGGCAGCATCGAGATGTGCTGGAGGAAGACCAGCGCGGCGAACAGGTTCAGCGCCACGAAGCCCAGGAAGACCCGGTCGGTGGCGATGGTGCGCAGCGCGCCGACCGGGGCGGCGCCACCCGGGCGGGCCGGGGCGGCCGAGACCCGGCGGGTCTCCTTCACCCGGGTGAAGATGATCAGCGCGGTGACCACGGTGGTGGCCGCGTCGACCACGAAGAGCAGCAGGTAGCCGGCCTGGGCGGCGAACCCGGCGAGCACCGCGGCGCAGGCGAAGCCGAGGTTGATCGCCCAGTAGTTCAGCGAGAAGGCGCGCAGCCGATCCTTCTCCGGCACCACGTCGATCATCATGGCGCCGAACGCCGGCCGGGCCGCCTCGGCGAACATGCCGAGCAGCAGCGCGCCCGTGGCCACCGCCCAGAGCGGCCGGGCGAAGCCGAGGGCGAGCATCATGGTGGCCGCGCCGAGGTGCGCGGTGAGCAGCGTGGGCCGCCGTCCCCAGCGGTCGGTGAGCGTGCCGCCGACGGTGGTGCCGACCGCGCCGCCGACGCCCCACAGGCCCAGCACCAGGCCGGCCTGGGTGGGGGAGAAGCCGCGTTCCTGGGTGAGATAGATGGCGAGGAAGACCAGGACGAACGAGCCGAGCCGGTTGATCAGGGTGCCGGTCCAGAGGTACCAGAAGGTCCTCGGCAGCCCTCCGGTGGTGTCCCGGAACCAACTTCGCACCGTCCGCACGCCCGCGCCCCCGCTTCGGTAATGACCGCCAAGATGTCAGCGCCTTACAACCTAGTGCCGGCCCGGAACGCGGGTCATCGGTTTTTCCACGTGGCGGTCGTCACGGGCACCAACCGCGTGTCCACCGGCGGGGTGCGGCAGGATGATCGGCATGACTGCGAGCGAGGGGCCCACCGTCGGGACGCTGGTCCTGCTGCGGCACGGCGAGAGTGACTGGAACGCCAAGAACCTCTTCACCGGCTGGGTGGACGTCGACCTGACCGAGAAGGGCGAGAACGAGGCGCGGCGCGGCGGAGAACTGCTGCGCGAGCACAGCCTGCTGCCCGACGTGGTGCACACCAGCGTGATGCGCCGCGCGATCCGCACCGCCGAGCTGGCGCTCAACGCCGCCGACCGGCACTGGATCGCGGTGCGCCGGTCGTGGCGGCTCAACGAGCGGCACTACGGCGCCCTCCAGGGCAAGGACAAGAAGCAGACCCTGGACGAGTACGGCGAGGAGCAGTTCATGCTCTGGCGCCGGTCGTACGACACGCCGCCGCCGCCGATCGCCGACGACGACGAGTTCTCGCAGGTCGGCGACCCGCGCTACGCGTTGCTGCCGTCCGAGCTGATGCCGCGCACCGAGTGCCTCAAGGACGTCGTCGAGCGGATGCTGCCGTACTGGTACGACTCGATCGTGCCGGACATCCTGGCCGGCCGTACGGTGCTGGTGGCCGCCCACGGCAACTCGCTGCGCGCCCTGGTCAAGCACCTCGACCAGATCAGCGACGAGGCGATCGCCAAGCTGAACATCCCCACCGGCATCCCGCTGCGCTACGACCTCGACCCGCAGCTGCGCCCGCTCACCCTGGGCGGCACCTACCTCGACCCGACCGCCGCCAAGGCAGCCGCCGCGGCGGTGGCCAACCAGGGCCGCTGACGCCAGGACGAAGGCCCCCGGTCCGCCGGGGGCCTTCGTCGTGCCCGGGTCAGTTCGGCGCGGGCGTGGACTGGCCGGTGATCAGGTAGACCACGTGCTCGCCGGCGTTCACCGCGTGGTCGGCGAAGCGCTCGTAGAAGCGGCCGAGCAGGGTGGCGTCGATCGCCGTCTCCACCCCGTACGGCCAGTCGTCGCCGAGCAGCACGCCGAACAGGCTCTTGTGCAGGTCGTCCATGGCGTCGTCGTCGCGGTCCAGCTCGGCGGCGAGGTCGGCGTCGGGCTTGGCCAGCACCGTGCCGATCTTCTCCGCCATCCGGTCGGCGATGGCGGCCATGTCGGTGAAGACCGGCCGCAGCTCGGCCGGCACCGCCGGCGACGGGTGCCGGCGCAGCGCCGTCTTGGCCACGTGGTCGGCCAGGTCGCCCATCCGCTCCAGGTCCGCCGCGACGTGCAGTGCGGTGATCATGGCCCGCAGGTCGGAGGCGACCGGCGCCTGCCGGGCGAGCAGGTCGCAGACCCGCTCCTCGACGTGCCGGTAGAGGTCGTCGATCTCGGCGTCCCGCGCGATCACGGCCTCGGACGCCTCGCGGTCGGCGGTGAGCAGGCCGCGGGTGGCCTGGCGCATCGCGGCGCGGACCCCTTCCGCCATGTCCACCAGCAGCTGGCTGACAATCTGCAGGTCGGCCCGGAACTCGTCGCGCATCGTCACTTCCTGGGGTCGGTGCCGCCGGCCCCGGGGAGGGGCGTCGGGCATACGGGTCGAGCGGGTGCGCGCCAACCGTAGGCGGGGGGAGCGGACCTGAGGTGAACTCCGGTGAACGACGCGGGACCCGGGAGTGAACTTCTGCGGAAGTGAGGATGATTCGTCCCGTTTTGGGCGATAGCCAGGTTAACAATGACCCTACGATCGCCGGGTGGATTGGGTGGTGGCGGTCGTGGTGGCCGTGGCACTGGCGACCGGCCTGGTCGCCGGCCTGCTGTTGTCCGGGCCCGTCCGCGAGTGGCGGCGCAGGGCGGTGTCGCCGGGGAGCGGTGGCTCCCGCTGGAGCTCAGGGAGGCTCGCGATTCCCGACGACCAGCAGGGCGGCCGCACCGGGCTCGGCCGCAAGACGATCGACTCACTGCGCGCCGGCGTGGTCGTGCTCGACCCGGACGACCTGCCCGTGCTGGTCAACCCGGCCGCCCGGGCGATGGGCCTGCTCCGCACCGGCGCCGCGCCCGGCTCCATCGCCGCCCACCCGCTGATCCGTACCCTCGCCGGGCAGGTGCGCCGCACCGGCGTGCGGCGCGAGATCGAGCTGGACCTGCCGCGCGGCCGCGACAACGCCGGAGTGAACCCGCTCGGGGTGCACCTGCGGGCGATGGGGCTCGGCGCCGGCTACATCTCGATCGAGGCCGCCGACGTCACCGAGTCGCACCGGCTGGCCCGGGTCCGCCGGGACTTCGTCGCCAACGTCAGCCACGAGCTGAAGACCCCCATCGGGGCGCTGCAACTGCTCGCCGAGGCGCTGCTCGACGCCACCGAACCCGCCGGGGCGGCCCCGCCGGACCTCTCCGAGGACCTGGTCGCCGCCCGCCGCTTCGCCGAACGGATCCAGCACGAGTCGACCCGGCTGGGCCGGCTGGTGCAGGAGTTGCTGGAGCTGACCCGGCTGCAGGGCGCGGAGCCGCAGCCCGCGCCGGAGCCGGTCGCGGTCGACTGGGTGGTGGCCGAGGTGCTCGACCGGACCCGGACCACGGCCGCCGCCCGGCAGATCCAGGTGGTGACGGAGGGCGAGAAGGGGCTGACCGTGTACGGCAGCGACGCCCAGATCGCCACCGCCGTGGCCAACCTGGTGGAGAACGCGATCAACTACTCGGGCGAGGGCACCACCGTCCGGGTCGCCACGCGGGCCGACGACGAATACGTCGAGATCGCCGTCACCGACCAGGGCATCGGCATCGCCCCCAACGAGGTGGAACGGATCTTCGAACGGTTCTACCGGGCCGACCAGGCCCGCTCCCGCTCCACCGGCGGCACCGGCCTCGGCCTGGCCATCGTCAAACACATCGCCAGCAACCATGGCGGCCGGGTGGAGGTGGCGAGCACTCTTGGAGGGGGCTCGACGTTCACTCTCCGGTTACCGGCCAGCCCCCCGGCCGACCTGGAGACGATACTGCCGTCGGCTGGGATCGAGGCCGGCCCGGCCGACCTTCGCCAGGCCTGACCGCAGGAGAGGAAGCACCGTTGAGCCGCGTTCTGGTGGTCGAGGACGAGGAGTCGTTCTCCGACGCCTTGTCGTACATGCTCCGCAAGGAGGGTTTCGAGGTGTCCGTCGCCGCGACGGGACCCGCCGCCCTCACCGAGTTCGACCGGACCGGCGCGGACATCGTCCTGCTCGACCTGATGCTCCCCGAGATGTCCGGGACGGAGGTCTGCCGTCAGCTGCGGCAGCGCTCGCACGTGCCGATCATCATGGTCACCGCTCGGGACAGTGAGATCGACAAGGTGGTCGGCCTGGAGATCGGGGCCGACGACTACGTCACCAAGCCGTACTCGCCGCGGGAGCTGGTGGCCCGGATCCGGGCGGTGCTGCGCCGGCAGAGCGCCGAGGTGACCGAGTCGGGCGCCCCGACGCTGGCCGCCGGCCCGGTCCGGATGGACATCGAGCGGCACGTGGTCACCGTCGACGGCGCCGCCGTGCAGCTCCCGCTCAAGGAGTTCGAGCTGCTGGAGCTGCTGCTGCGCAACGCCGGCCGGGTGCTCACCCGGGGCCAGCTCATCGACCGGGTCTGGGGCGCCGACTACGTCGGCGACACCAAGACGCTGGACGTGCACGTCAAGCGGCTGCGCTCCAAGGTCGAGCCGGAGCCGTCCGCGCCCCGGTTCATCGTCACCGTGCGTGGCCTCGGCTACAAGTTCGAGCCGTAGGCCGTCAGCCCACCCAGCTGTACCGCCGCTCCGGGCGGCCCGCCGAGCCGTACCGGAGGTTGACCGCCGCCCGCCCGGTGTCGGCGAAGTGCTCCAGGTAACGCCGGGCGCTGACCCGAGAGATGCCCACCGCGTTGGCGCACTCGGCGGCGGAGAACGTCCCCGAGTGTCCCCGCAGGGTGCGTTCGACCAGCTCGGCGGTTTCCGCGCTGAGCCCGCGGGGCAACGCCGAGGTGGCGATGTGCGCCGCGCTGCGGGACAGCACCCGGTCCACGTCGGCCTGGTCGGCCACGGTGGTGGCGCGCAGCGCGTTGCGCCGGGCGGCGTACTGCTCCAGCCGGGTCCGCAGCTCGTCGAAGCCGAACGGCTTGAGCAGGTAGTTGACCGCGCCGTAGCGGACCGCCCGGCGGACCGCCTCGGCCTCCCGGGCCGCGCTGATCACCAGCACGTCGCAGTCGTGTCGGGCGGCCCGCAGCCGGGTCACCACGTCCAGGCCGAACATGTCCGGCAGGTAGAGGTCGAGCAGCACCAGGTCGGGGCGGAGCTCGTCGACAGCGGCGATCGCCTGCTCGCCGGTGCTGGCCGTGCCCACCACCCGGAAACCGTCGATCCGCTCGACGAAACCGCGGTGGATCCGGGCCACCATGAAGTCGTCGTCAACCACCAGTACGTCGATCACCGGACCCCCTCCAGAGTGCCGGTAACCGACATCCGGGCCGTGAACATCGCGCCCTCCTCGGTGTTCGTCACCGCCACCTCGCCGCCGCGACGGTGACAGACCAGCCGGGTGAGTGCCAACCCGATGCCCCGCTCGCCGCCCCGGGCCGCCTTCGTGGTGAAGCCGTGGGTGAAGACCTCCTGGGCCAGCTCCGGTGCGATCCCCGGGCCGGAGTCGCGGACCACGATCTCCACCGAGGAGGCGTCCCGACGCAGCTCGACCTCGACCCAGGCCGGCCGGTCCGGGTCAGGCTCGCCGGCCGCCGCGCCGTCGCGACCACCGGTGGTCGCGCCGACCGGTGCGTCCCGACCTCCGGCGACCGCCTCCACCGCGTTGTCGACCAGGTTGCCCAGCACCGTC comes from Micromonospora purpureochromogenes and encodes:
- a CDS encoding response regulator transcription factor, yielding MSRVLVVEDEESFSDALSYMLRKEGFEVSVAATGPAALTEFDRTGADIVLLDLMLPEMSGTEVCRQLRQRSHVPIIMVTARDSEIDKVVGLEIGADDYVTKPYSPRELVARIRAVLRRQSAEVTESGAPTLAAGPVRMDIERHVVTVDGAAVQLPLKEFELLELLLRNAGRVLTRGQLIDRVWGADYVGDTKTLDVHVKRLRSKVEPEPSAPRFIVTVRGLGYKFEP
- the phoU gene encoding phosphate signaling complex protein PhoU, with the translated sequence MRDEFRADLQIVSQLLVDMAEGVRAAMRQATRGLLTADREASEAVIARDAEIDDLYRHVEERVCDLLARQAPVASDLRAMITALHVAADLERMGDLADHVAKTALRRHPSPAVPAELRPVFTDMAAIADRMAEKIGTVLAKPDADLAAELDRDDDAMDDLHKSLFGVLLGDDWPYGVETAIDATLLGRFYERFADHAVNAGEHVVYLITGQSTPAPN
- a CDS encoding MDR family MFS transporter — encoded protein: MRTVRSWFRDTTGGLPRTFWYLWTGTLINRLGSFVLVFLAIYLTQERGFSPTQAGLVLGLWGVGGAVGTTVGGTLTDRWGRRPTLLTAHLGAATMMLALGFARPLWAVATGALLLGMFAEAARPAFGAMMIDVVPEKDRLRAFSLNYWAINLGFACAAVLAGFAAQAGYLLLFVVDAATTVVTALIIFTRVKETRRVSAAPARPGGAAPVGALRTIATDRVFLGFVALNLFAALVFLQHISMLPIAMGDSGLSPATYGSVIALNGVLIVVGQLFVPRLIRGRSRSHVLALASLVMGVGFGLTAFADAAWFYGLTVLIWTLGEMLNSPSNATLVAELSPDRLRGRYQGAFSLSWQIAGAVGPILGGLVRERAGNTELWLGCAAIGALMAVAHLVSGPARERRAAQLRPATQPVTPVTAIRQPAPQAAEAAATAPAEPVAAHTPS
- a CDS encoding phosphoglyceromutase, coding for MTASEGPTVGTLVLLRHGESDWNAKNLFTGWVDVDLTEKGENEARRGGELLREHSLLPDVVHTSVMRRAIRTAELALNAADRHWIAVRRSWRLNERHYGALQGKDKKQTLDEYGEEQFMLWRRSYDTPPPPIADDDEFSQVGDPRYALLPSELMPRTECLKDVVERMLPYWYDSIVPDILAGRTVLVAAHGNSLRALVKHLDQISDEAIAKLNIPTGIPLRYDLDPQLRPLTLGGTYLDPTAAKAAAAAVANQGR
- a CDS encoding response regulator, translating into MIDVLVVDDDFMVARIHRGFVERIDGFRVVGTASTGEQAIAAVDELRPDLVLLDLYLPDMFGLDVVTRLRAARHDCDVLVISAAREAEAVRRAVRYGAVNYLLKPFGFDELRTRLEQYAARRNALRATTVADQADVDRVLSRSAAHIATSALPRGLSAETAELVERTLRGHSGTFSAAECANAVGISRVSARRYLEHFADTGRAAVNLRYGSAGRPERRYSWVG
- a CDS encoding sensor histidine kinase → MSPGSGGSRWSSGRLAIPDDQQGGRTGLGRKTIDSLRAGVVVLDPDDLPVLVNPAARAMGLLRTGAAPGSIAAHPLIRTLAGQVRRTGVRREIELDLPRGRDNAGVNPLGVHLRAMGLGAGYISIEAADVTESHRLARVRRDFVANVSHELKTPIGALQLLAEALLDATEPAGAAPPDLSEDLVAARRFAERIQHESTRLGRLVQELLELTRLQGAEPQPAPEPVAVDWVVAEVLDRTRTTAAARQIQVVTEGEKGLTVYGSDAQIATAVANLVENAINYSGEGTTVRVATRADDEYVEIAVTDQGIGIAPNEVERIFERFYRADQARSRSTGGTGLGLAIVKHIASNHGGRVEVASTLGGGSTFTLRLPASPPADLETILPSAGIEAGPADLRQA